In a single window of the Hoeflea algicola genome:
- the traC gene encoding conjugal transfer protein TraC: protein MKKPSSRIKEEIAKLQEQLKAAETREAERIGRIALKAGIGEVEADEGKLLTAFEDLAKRFRERGGETRKVPPAQNPSGAASRANSEA from the coding sequence ATGAAGAAGCCATCATCCAGAATCAAAGAAGAGATCGCCAAACTCCAGGAGCAGCTGAAGGCCGCAGAGACGCGTGAGGCCGAACGGATCGGCCGGATCGCGCTCAAGGCCGGGATTGGCGAAGTCGAAGCCGACGAGGGTAAGCTGCTGACGGCGTTTGAGGACCTGGCCAAACGGTTTCGTGAGCGCGGCGGCGAGACCCGGAAAGTCCCTCCCGCGCAAAACCCGTCTGGCGCGGCTTCGCGCGCAAATAGCGAGGCTTGA
- the traD gene encoding type IV conjugative transfer system coupling protein TraD, with protein sequence MRQASQSEKRRKDTREKIQLGGLIAKAGLRYEKRALLLGLLIDGTRRIKGDENERERLTAIGAEAFSDDTE encoded by the coding sequence ATGCGACAAGCAAGCCAATCGGAAAAGCGCAGGAAAGACACGCGCGAGAAAATTCAGCTCGGCGGCCTGATTGCCAAGGCAGGCTTGCGCTACGAGAAGCGCGCGCTCCTGCTTGGCCTTCTGATCGACGGCACGCGGCGGATCAAAGGCGACGAGAATGAGCGAGAACGGCTGACGGCGATCGGAGCGGAGGCGTTTTCCGATGACACCGAGTAA